A region of Corynebacterium glucuronolyticum DSM 44120 DNA encodes the following proteins:
- the guaA gene encoding glutamine-hydrolyzing GMP synthase has product MLDVTQGPVLVVDFGAQYAQLIARRVREARMYSEVIPHTMPVEEVKAKNPAALILSGGPSSVYEDGAPALQEGLLELGVPVFGICYGFQAMTNALGGTVAATGDREYGRTKLTVDGGVLHEGLSTHNVWMSHGDSVSEAPEGFTVTATSAGAPVAAFECPAKKMAGVQYHPEVMHSEHGQEVLTRFLTDIAGLAQDWTPANIADELIEKVRQQIGDGRAICGLSGGVDSAVAAAIVQRAIGDRLTCVFVDHGLLRAGERQQVEEDFVKATGAKLVTVDESEAFLSKLAGVTEPEAKRKAIGAEFIRSFERAVAGVLDGQDVGFLVQGTLYPDVVESGGGSGTANIKSHHNVGGLPDDVEFELVEPLRLLFKDEVRAVGRELGLPEVIVGRQPFPGPGLGIRIIGEVTRERLDILRAADLIVRTELSDAGLDSEIWQCPVVLLADVHSVGVQGDGRTYGHPIVLRPVSSEDAMTADWTRVPYDVLEKISTRITNEVPEINRVVLDVTSKPPATIEWE; this is encoded by the coding sequence ATGTTAGACGTGACTCAAGGCCCAGTATTAGTTGTAGATTTCGGCGCTCAGTACGCGCAGCTGATTGCTCGTCGCGTGCGCGAGGCGCGCATGTACTCTGAGGTTATTCCTCACACGATGCCGGTGGAAGAGGTGAAGGCGAAAAATCCCGCAGCGCTTATTTTGTCGGGTGGCCCCTCGTCGGTGTACGAGGATGGCGCACCGGCGTTGCAGGAGGGGCTCCTGGAGCTTGGAGTTCCGGTGTTCGGTATCTGTTACGGCTTCCAGGCGATGACGAATGCGCTGGGTGGCACGGTGGCTGCGACGGGGGATCGCGAGTACGGCCGCACGAAGCTCACCGTCGATGGCGGTGTCCTGCACGAGGGACTCAGTACGCACAACGTGTGGATGAGCCACGGCGATTCGGTTAGTGAGGCTCCGGAGGGCTTCACGGTGACGGCGACGTCGGCGGGCGCGCCGGTGGCGGCGTTTGAATGCCCGGCGAAGAAGATGGCGGGCGTGCAGTACCACCCGGAGGTCATGCATTCTGAGCATGGCCAGGAGGTTCTCACCAGGTTCCTTACCGACATTGCTGGGCTTGCCCAGGATTGGACTCCTGCGAATATTGCTGATGAGCTGATTGAGAAGGTTCGCCAGCAGATCGGCGATGGGCGTGCGATTTGTGGCCTGTCCGGTGGCGTGGATTCGGCGGTTGCGGCGGCGATCGTGCAGCGCGCGATCGGCGACCGCCTGACGTGTGTGTTTGTTGATCACGGCCTGCTGCGTGCAGGGGAGCGCCAGCAGGTGGAGGAGGACTTCGTCAAGGCGACGGGCGCGAAGCTCGTGACCGTCGACGAGTCGGAGGCGTTCCTCAGCAAGCTCGCGGGCGTGACGGAGCCGGAGGCGAAGCGCAAGGCGATCGGTGCGGAGTTCATCCGTTCCTTCGAGCGCGCGGTCGCCGGCGTCCTCGATGGCCAGGATGTCGGCTTCCTCGTCCAGGGCACGCTGTACCCGGATGTTGTGGAGTCGGGCGGAGGCTCCGGCACCGCGAACATTAAGAGCCACCACAACGTCGGTGGACTTCCCGACGATGTCGAGTTCGAGCTCGTCGAGCCGCTGCGCCTCCTGTTCAAGGACGAGGTCCGCGCGGTGGGCCGCGAGCTTGGTCTCCCGGAGGTCATCGTCGGCCGCCAGCCGTTCCCCGGCCCGGGTCTCGGCATCCGCATCATCGGTGAGGTTACCCGCGAGCGCCTCGATATCTTGCGCGCCGCCGACCTCATCGTCCGCACGGAGCTTTCCGACGCCGGGTTGGACAGCGAGATCTGGCAGTGCCCGGTCGTGCTCCTGGCTGATGTTCACTCCGTCGGTGTGCAGGGCGACGGCCGCACGTACGGCCACCCGATCGTCCTGCGTCCGGTGAGCTCCGAGGACGCGATGACCGCAGACTGGACCCGCGTCCCCTACGACGTGCTGGAGAAGATCTCCACGCGCATCACCAACGAGGTGCCGGAGATCAACCGCGTTGTTCTCGACGTCACCTCGAAGCCCCCGGCTACGATTGAGTGGGAATAA
- a CDS encoding pyridoxal phosphate-dependent decarboxylase family protein, translating to MTSNPVTFNPRVPDLATEFIGSIFNDYDPREYAPGADFLTRQEDRKKVSPAAIPAVGRPLTEATKELVDVLEHDSNLRHPRFFGFIPGPAQSVSWLGDVIATAYNPHASNWAQSPGASALEKQVLDWACEAVGISNPNRGGILVSGGSMANLTGLMAARESRISLDDIPRARVYTTEQTHSSVNKALQIIGVRPRILPVDEHFRMQPELLRSAIESDIADGLLPLAVVGTCGTTNTGAIDPLDAIADICEEFNLWFHVDGAYGGSVVLSSHRDNAHGVERCDSMAWDGHKWLYQTYGLAMLLVKDRADLVRAFSAGGEYLQDVEGGSHNPDWWDMGPELTRPARAPRLWLTLQTVGTEHLTQMIDSSIAVAELFEKEIAAVDGISIVTPACNAIVTFTTGSEKRNVQLAEYLRRHNIAGIWTTTLNDKNVLRLCTISPDETPEDMEALVKDIRKALEIIPTQS from the coding sequence ATGACAAGTAATCCTGTAACTTTCAATCCCCGTGTGCCCGATCTGGCGACGGAATTCATCGGTTCGATCTTCAACGATTACGACCCTCGCGAGTACGCCCCCGGTGCCGACTTCCTCACCCGCCAGGAGGACCGCAAGAAGGTCTCCCCCGCTGCTATCCCCGCAGTTGGCCGCCCCCTCACCGAGGCCACCAAGGAGCTTGTCGACGTCCTGGAGCACGACTCCAACCTCCGTCACCCACGGTTCTTTGGCTTCATCCCCGGCCCCGCCCAGTCTGTCTCCTGGCTCGGCGATGTCATCGCCACGGCATACAACCCGCACGCCTCCAACTGGGCGCAGTCACCCGGCGCGAGCGCGCTGGAGAAGCAGGTTCTTGACTGGGCGTGCGAGGCGGTCGGCATCAGTAACCCGAATCGCGGCGGCATCCTTGTCTCCGGCGGATCGATGGCGAACCTCACGGGTCTCATGGCAGCCCGCGAGTCCCGCATCAGCCTGGACGACATCCCCCGCGCGCGCGTCTACACCACGGAGCAGACGCACTCGTCGGTGAACAAGGCGCTGCAGATCATCGGTGTTCGCCCGCGCATTTTGCCTGTCGACGAGCACTTCCGCATGCAGCCGGAATTGTTGCGCTCAGCGATTGAATCCGACATTGCTGACGGCCTCCTCCCACTGGCCGTGGTTGGCACCTGCGGTACGACGAACACCGGCGCCATCGACCCCCTCGACGCGATTGCGGATATCTGCGAAGAGTTCAACCTGTGGTTCCACGTCGACGGTGCCTACGGCGGCTCCGTGGTGCTCAGCTCCCACCGCGACAACGCGCACGGGGTCGAGCGCTGCGACTCCATGGCCTGGGACGGGCACAAGTGGCTGTACCAAACCTATGGACTTGCGATGCTGTTGGTGAAAGACCGCGCCGACCTCGTCCGGGCGTTTAGCGCCGGCGGCGAATACCTGCAGGATGTAGAGGGAGGTTCCCACAACCCCGACTGGTGGGACATGGGCCCCGAACTCACCCGCCCTGCCCGCGCGCCACGGCTGTGGCTCACGCTGCAGACGGTGGGCACCGAGCACCTGACGCAGATGATTGACAGCTCCATCGCTGTTGCTGAACTGTTTGAAAAGGAAATTGCTGCCGTCGACGGCATCAGCATCGTCACGCCGGCCTGCAACGCGATTGTCACGTTCACCACGGGTAGTGAAAAGCGCAACGTTCAGCTTGCCGAGTACCTGCGCCGCCACAACATCGCCGGCATCTGGACAACGACCCTCAACGACAAAAATGTCCTCCGCCTGTGCACCATCTCCCCCGACGAAACGCCGGAGGATATGGAGGCACTGGTGAAGGACATCCGAAAGGCTCTGGAGATTATTCCCACTCAATCGTAG
- a CDS encoding Y-family DNA polymerase — translation MALWFPDWPIHAAELDGDPAVITKNGAVWVANGAARARGIRRGMRLRHAQALDPGLRSVAHDPDRDARYFESIACGLDDVVSTIEVIRPGLLVVDMRAAAKFYGGEDTAAEKILDAAARSGVDCLVGIADEVTTAFLAARAGAIVPPGGSAQFLSSQPLGQLVAEEALHCDAEVVQKFADLGVHTLGELAALPSTAVTTRFGTAGERCHAIARAAPGKKVSSAIDAPDLSVTMVPDEPITRVDAAAFAARHLAARLHTALSAAGLTCARLLVTAVFGGGKEVQRAWRTREDLTEEATADRVRWQLDGWLTSRGPADAVDGEGIVEFALTPLECHVPESTGLWSTGSAQQKKARQVAMRLQSTLGTDRVLTPVESGGRGPTERVRLVPFGEDALPPRPVEGPWAGRIPAPYPASHHPASRVQIVTSEGALVALDAEAQLTGEPFALAWGKRRFVVTAWAGPWAVDGRWWASTSPGQHARMQVVGRQVHTDDEYAWLVLWREGRWSVEAEYG, via the coding sequence ATGGCGCTGTGGTTTCCGGATTGGCCGATTCATGCGGCGGAGCTGGACGGGGACCCGGCGGTAATCACAAAAAACGGCGCGGTGTGGGTGGCCAACGGCGCGGCCCGTGCCCGTGGCATCCGGCGGGGCATGCGGTTGCGGCATGCGCAGGCGCTGGACCCTGGTTTGCGCAGTGTGGCGCACGACCCGGATCGCGATGCCCGCTACTTCGAGTCCATCGCCTGCGGGCTTGACGATGTCGTCTCCACCATCGAGGTCATCCGCCCTGGCCTCCTCGTCGTGGATATGCGTGCGGCGGCGAAATTCTATGGTGGGGAGGACACCGCCGCCGAAAAGATCCTAGATGCCGCGGCCCGCAGCGGTGTTGACTGCCTGGTCGGCATTGCCGACGAAGTCACCACCGCGTTCCTCGCCGCCCGCGCGGGTGCCATCGTGCCCCCCGGAGGCTCAGCGCAGTTCCTCTCCTCCCAGCCCCTGGGGCAGCTGGTGGCGGAGGAGGCGCTGCACTGCGACGCGGAGGTGGTACAGAAGTTTGCCGATCTCGGCGTGCACACCCTCGGCGAGCTCGCCGCCCTCCCCTCCACGGCCGTGACCACACGGTTCGGCACCGCGGGGGAGCGCTGTCACGCCATCGCCCGCGCCGCCCCCGGCAAGAAGGTCTCCTCCGCCATCGACGCACCCGACCTCAGCGTGACGATGGTCCCGGACGAGCCCATCACGCGTGTCGACGCCGCAGCCTTCGCCGCCCGCCACCTCGCCGCCCGCCTCCACACTGCCCTTTCTGCCGCCGGCCTCACGTGCGCCCGCCTCCTCGTCACCGCCGTGTTCGGTGGCGGGAAGGAGGTGCAGCGTGCATGGCGCACCCGCGAGGACCTGACGGAAGAGGCCACCGCCGACCGTGTGCGCTGGCAACTCGACGGCTGGCTCACCTCCCGCGGGCCGGCAGACGCCGTCGACGGCGAGGGGATCGTCGAGTTCGCGCTCACCCCGCTCGAGTGTCATGTCCCCGAATCCACCGGCTTGTGGTCCACGGGGAGTGCCCAGCAGAAGAAGGCACGCCAGGTGGCGATGCGACTACAGTCCACGCTGGGCACGGATCGCGTTCTCACCCCCGTCGAATCCGGCGGTCGTGGTCCCACGGAGCGCGTGCGCCTCGTGCCGTTTGGGGAGGATGCCTTGCCCCCGCGGCCGGTGGAGGGGCCGTGGGCGGGGCGGATCCCCGCGCCCTACCCGGCCAGCCATCACCCGGCCTCGCGGGTACAGATCGTCACCAGTGAGGGTGCCCTCGTCGCCCTCGATGCCGAGGCGCAGCTGACCGGCGAGCCGTTCGCACTGGCCTGGGGAAAGAGACGGTTCGTTGTGACTGCCTGGGCGGGACCGTGGGCGGTGGATGGACGCTGGTGGGCGTCGACAAGCCCGGGGCAGCATGCGCGGATGCAAGTGGTGGGTCGGCAGGTGCACACGGACGATGAATATGCGTGGCTCGTGCTGTGGCGCGAGGGGCGGTGGAGTGTCGAGGCGGAGTACGGCTAG
- a CDS encoding AMIN-like domain-containing (lipo)protein has protein sequence MRHRAVATACIASALVLAGCSQEPAEEVTSTTTVTSVETKQSTVDTKSAITDASPIGEADMDEKSQRADGEWDLVATDIRVGHHQGFDRVVVDFSGTGTPGYFVSYTDAPTQQASGYPLVPAGDSYLEVAIDGTTYPFEVGAQPESLATTPDLPVVKDVADGGTFEGRSQYIIGINGPKKPFAVKVLDNPTRLAIDIITD, from the coding sequence ATGAGACATCGTGCCGTCGCCACCGCCTGTATCGCCTCCGCCCTCGTTCTTGCTGGCTGTTCCCAGGAACCCGCTGAAGAGGTCACGTCAACCACCACTGTCACTTCGGTGGAAACGAAGCAATCCACTGTGGACACCAAGAGTGCCATCACGGATGCCTCTCCCATCGGCGAGGCAGACATGGATGAAAAGTCGCAGCGCGCGGACGGCGAGTGGGATCTCGTGGCGACGGACATACGCGTCGGGCACCATCAGGGCTTCGACCGGGTTGTCGTCGACTTTTCCGGCACGGGAACCCCCGGCTACTTCGTCTCCTACACCGATGCGCCTACACAGCAGGCCAGCGGTTACCCGCTCGTCCCCGCAGGCGACTCCTACTTGGAGGTAGCCATCGACGGCACAACGTACCCATTCGAGGTGGGCGCTCAGCCCGAGTCGCTCGCCACAACCCCCGACCTGCCGGTGGTGAAGGATGTTGCCGACGGCGGCACATTTGAGGGGCGCAGCCAGTACATCATCGGCATCAACGGTCCGAAAAAACCGTTCGCTGTGAAGGTTCTGGACAACCCCACGCGCCTCGCCATCGACATCATCACCGACTAG